The following coding sequences are from one Cryptococcus deuterogattii R265 chromosome 1, complete sequence window:
- a CDS encoding extensin yields MPLPVERSQGSVSALVARFQTAANREKEASEREKEKDRGRVSLGEGRRVSDVVAAKEGVGNVDLSSQPTASANAKTVPIGSSDEKDTRKGNGNAPDTQTHFRSPHASPKATSQSRNNTARVSPSTPSTTPAKSTVVTSTKSPPPRTSSIKTPPTLSRPRTLSTQNSAKQTNVLPSPSSITSPSSTLANDNNSTSIPLKPQLTGTPSKPTASSLAKTRSPPSSNPPSNMPMRSPPVVNDPTAARAERRSSSSFGMQDGVKSPLSSSGSLKGRSSLGRAASARLSQTKSPEATSTISRQRRVSENGSGSPQPQEKKKESKSATESIGRAASSRLMQATAASRARAAANTNAHSSLISSNTHAPVSSTPPSARPRTSISTPVSKSKKPVRNGNNDSSGKGLTPKSNPEDVPALRPNVSSVTKEEEGNPRVNRVGKSPVGRLGLAAARENRGENKDDKTQALHSPPIGKLGLAAARENPRTVKGKQEMGKVVVPSEQQTHHVGAELEHEQKIEWEVKIGEEEKQKGDSTMSEPAEEVEEGLEEKDGQVDVGVGADAGQTSFFTIDMKPQSVEMRLDEVEDGEETKCAGEPTEPLELPVEENNVQQNNETNEINEINETNEANDREEQ; encoded by the exons AT GCCACTTCCCGTTGAACGTTCTCAAGGCAGC GTTTCCGCCCTAGTAGCAAGGTTCCAAACAGCCGCGAAtagggagaaagaggcgaGCGAacgagagaaggagaaggacaggGGAAGAGTCAGCTTAGgagaagggcggagggtTAGCGATGTCGTCGcggcaaaagaaggagtCGGCAATGTGGACTTGTCATCACAGCCTACAGCAAGCGCCAACGCCAAAACAGTTCCCATTGGCAGCAGCGACGAGAAGGATACCAGaaaagggaatgggaacgCGCCTGACACTCAGACGCACTTTCGATCGCCGCATGCTTCTCCCAAAGCTACCTCACAAAGTCGTAACAATACTGCCCGTGTATCACCCTCTACACCTTCTACTACTCCGGCAAAGTCTACTGTTGTCACTAGTACCAAATCTCCCCCCCCTCGTACTTCATCTATCAAAACGCCGCCCACTCTTTCTAGACCTCGTACGCTTAGTACCCAAAACAGCGCCAAGCAAACGAAtgttcttccctccccatCGAGTATtacttctccatcttctaccTTGGCGAACGACAATAATTCTACCTCGATACCGCTTAAGCCCCAGCTGACTGGTACCCCCTCGAAACCAACAGCCAGCTCCCTCGCGAAAACCCgttctccaccatcttccaacccGCCTAGCAATATGCCTATGCGTTCCCCGCCTGTGGTCAATGATCCTACAGCAGCAAGggcagagagaagaagctcaagctccttCGGAATGCAAGATGGTGTCAAGTCACCCTTGTCCTCGTCTGGGTCATTGAAGGGGAGGTCGTCCCTCGGGAGAGCGGCCAGTGCTCGCCTATCGCAGACCAAGTCTCCTGAGGCAACTTCTACTATATCGAGACAGAGAAGGGTTAGTGAGAATGGGAGTGGATCACCGCAGCcgcaggagaagaagaaggaaagcaaAAGTGCGACCGAGTCGATAGGAAGAGCAGCGAGCTCGAGATTGATGCAGGCAACAGCTGCTAGTAGGGCTAGAGCGGCTGCCAATACGAATGCCCACTCTTCTTTGATCTCGTCCAACACTCATGCCCCGGTTTCGAGCACGCCTCCTTCTGCTCGACCTCGAACATCCATCTCTACACCTGTAtcgaagagcaagaagccaGTGCGGAATGGAAACAATGACAGCAGCGGTAAAGGTCTCACTCCCAAGTCAAATCCGGAAGATGTCCCCGCCCTGCGACCGAATGTTAGTTCTGTcacgaaggaagaggaagggaatcCAAGAGTAAATCGTGTAGGAAAGAGTCCCGTGGGGAGGCTTGGCTTGGCAGCTGCAAGGGAAAACAGGGGTGAGAATAAAGACGACAAGACTCAagcccttcattctccgCCAATCGGGAAATTAGGATTAGCGGCTGCGAGGGAGAACCCTCGAACGGTAAAGGGGAAACAAGAAATGGGCAAGGTCGTTGTGCCTTCCGAGCAACAAACTCATCACGTGGGagctgagcttgagcatGAGCAGAAGATTGAATGGGAAGTTAAAAttggcgaggaggagaaacaGAAAGGCGATAGTACAATGTCGGAGCCGGctgaggaggtggaggaggggttggaggagaaggatgggcaGGTTGATGTAGGAGTTGGCGCTGATGCCGGCCAGACCTCGTTCTTCACCATTGACATGAAGCCTCAAAGCGTTGAGATGAGGCTGGATGAagtagaagatggcgaagagACGAAGTGTGCTGGAGAACCTACCGAACCGCTTGAGTTACCGGTAGAAGAGAACAATGTTCAACAAAACAATGAAACGAACGAAATCAACGAAATCAACGAAACGAACGAAGCCAACGACAGGGAAGAACagtga
- a CDS encoding drug transporter, with the protein MILVLFFAFITTWEMSSYSISTSSMRRDFGVPEVDAALGLSLYGWGFAVGPLVLAPITEEYGRYLVMVVSVVSYTILHLMLSLGKNISTILVGRFLLGLTGCIGPTLTPGFIADIYPPEKRGSPMAVFTFILLAGPAIGAMSMGFVEANQHMQWRWVQWIQLIIMGVFTPLMIVGLRETRSLVVLQRQAKRLRKERGLQDGGRYTGRAEINRMHLLPALKRSIGRPFLFLFMEPIVTSFALWTAVVWGVYFIVISGLPYVFSKLHGWNIQITGVAYLAVAVGSFFGFLGNFAQDAVYRRRAAKDGTEARLWASMVAGVLFAIGCFVFGASATSGSSWFGPCAGVALVLAAAFTILQCCLVYLANCYGAFASSAVAGMSFLRILLGSSFAIFTENMFNTLTVRYSLIMMGGIAMLLAPIPFVMFFKGPWIRDHSPYSKRLIAEEQKRLDESEISSLEPLAQNKSSGATRESKERRESV; encoded by the exons ATGATTCtcgttctcttcttcgcgtTCATCACGACATGGGAGATGTCGTCTTATTCCATCAGCACGAGCAGCATGCGGAGGGACTTTGGGGTACCGGAGGTGGACGCAGCGTTGGGACTATCTCTTTACGGCTGG GGATTCGCTGTCGGTCCACTTGTCCTCGCTCCGATCACTGAGGAATATGGGCGATATCTGGTAATGGTGGTCTCAGTGGTATCCTACACAATATTGCATCTTATGTTGTCATT GGGCAAGAACATTAGTACGATCCTCGTAGGCAGGTTCTTGCTGGGGCTCACGGGATGTATCGGTCCCACCTTGACCCCTGGGTTCATCGCAGACATTTATCCTCCTGAAAA ACGAGGCTCTCCCATGGCCGTCTTCACATTTATCCTTCTCGCAGGACCTGCCATTGGTGCGATGTCAATGGGATTTGTAGAGGCGAATCAACATATGCAATGGCGATGGGTACAATGGATTCAGCTTA TTATCATGGGCGTCTTTACACCCCTCATGATCGTCGGACTCCGCGAAACTCGGAGCTTGGTCGTGCTCCAGAGACAAGCAAAGCGATtaagaaaggaaaggggtTTACAGGACGGCGGACGGTATACTGGAAGGGCTGAAATCAACCGAATGCATCTGCTACCGGCGTTGAAGCGGAGCATTGGACGACCATTCT TGTTTCTGTTCATGGAGCCCATTGTAACTTCGTTCGCTTTGTGGACTGCGGTTGTG TGGGGTGTCTacttcatcgtcatctctGGTCTACCATACGTCTTTTCAAAGCTCCACGGGTGGAATATACAGATTACTGGCGTGGCATACCTAGCGGTGGC AGTCGGTTCGTTCTTTGGATTTCTCGGGAACTTTGCACAAGATGCCGTGTACAG ACGCCGAGCGGCCAAGGATGGTACGGAAGCTCGTTTGTGGGCTTCTATGGTTGCTGGCGTCCTATTTGCGATTGGGTGCTTTGTATTCGGTGCGTCTGCAACGTCTGGTTCGTCATGGTTCGGACCTTGCGCTGGCGTTGCCTTAGTTTTGG CGGCGGCTttcaccatccttcaaTGCTGTCTGGTTTA CTTGGCCAATTGTTATGGAGCCTTCGCTAGCTCAGCTGTCGCTGGAATGTCGTTCTTACGGATCCTCCTCGGCTCAAGCTTTGCCATATTTACTGAAAAT ATGTTCAATACGCTCACCGTGAGATATTCGTTGATCATGATGGGAGGTATAGCGATGCTGCTGGCTCCCATTCCATTCGTAATGTTTTTCAAAGGTCCTTGGATTAGAGATCACAGTCCATACTCCAAAAGATTGATCGCGGAGGAACAGAAACGGCTTGACGAATCGGAGATCTCCAGTTTAGAGCCGCTAGCACAAAATAAGTCTTCTGGCGCAACGCGAGAAtcgaaggaaaggagagagtCTGTATGA
- a CDS encoding nuclear protein produces the protein MLGYFAALALALPALAQSASNSSASAVEIEGLEANFKQAELTPQLLATFQPEALLSVTFGSDNISTGDKLDQTAVSSSPTLTVTPASNATFASGQLYTIVMVDADIVGTDESTTQQTRHWLVNSASLSTDTAPYAVNWTGSTSITEYAGPGPASGSGSHRYVIVVYEQPTTFSPPANLSQAGTPLSTMSLSGYVSESGLGNVVTANYFQVENGQSTVTVSSTTAVDSSTLAGYLSTSAASSASGTASGAASKSGASSTGSSASSASSAPASSHSATSGALRSEMGLGMVVGVIGVVGAVLGAGMV, from the exons ATGCTTGGTTATTTCGCTGCTCTCGCGCTTGCCCTTCCTGCCCTCGCTCAGTCGGCCTCCAACAGCTCTGCCTCAGCCGTCGAAATTGAGGGCTTGGAAGCAAACTTCAAAC AGGCCGAGCTTACGCCCCAGTTGCTCGCGACTTTCCAGCCCGAGGCTCTTTTGAGTGTTACTTTCGGTAGCGACAACATCTCTACCGGTGACAAGCTTGACCAGACTG ccgtctcttcttctcccacaCTTACCGTCACCCCCGCTTCCAATGCCACTTTTGCATCTGGTCAGCTCTATACCATCGTGATGGTCGATGCCGACATTGTCGGAACCGACGAATCTACCACCCAGCAGACTCGCCACTGGCTCGTCAACTCTGCCAGTCTTTCCACCGACACGGCCCCTTACGCTGTCAACTGGACTGGTTCTACCTCCAT TACTGAATACGCTGGTCCCGGTCCCGCCTCTGGCAGTGGCTCTCACAG ATACGTAATCGTTGTCTACGAACAGCCCACTACCTTTTCTCCCCCCGCCAACCTTTCTCAAGCCGGTACCCCCCTCAGTACAATGTCTCTTTCTGGCTACGTGTCTGAAAGTGGTTTGGGAAACGTGGTCACTGCGAACTACTTCCAGGTCGAGAATGGCCAGTCTACTGTCACT GTCTCTTCCACTACCGCCGTTGACTCTTCTACCCTTGCCGGCTACCTCTCTACCTCTGCCgcctcttccgcttctgGAACTGCCTCTGGAGCTGCATCCAAGTCTGGTGCCTCTTCTACCGGCTCTTCCGCCAGttccgcttcttctgcccCTGCTTCCAGCCACTCTGCCACTAGCGGAGCTTTGAGGTCCGAGATGGGCCTTGGTATGGTTGTTGGTGTTATCGGTGTCGTGGGGGCTGTTTTGGGTGCCGGTATGGTATAA
- a CDS encoding membrane transporter translates to MATLQSKDDILDNEVVMMEPVKAQCTSQVNTTEVLKNEHIVQLKELDEAAAFVAGLAGEIDPAAARRVRRKIDLHLLPLMMTLYFVQFTDKATLGSANIMGLKKDTHISQAEYNWLGTIFYITYLAFEWPQSLGLQRFPASKWLAANIVIWGAIVCCHAACNNFASLFVCRFLLGVFEGSITMGFLIVTTMFYTHAEATTRISYWFLMNGTAQIFNGLVTYGVYNVDPNKIHPWRLYMIITGGLTLLLGLAFWFLIPDSPLRARFLTHEEKIIAIERLRNQSTGTENKTWKKDQFIEALTDWKSWAFAIFAFMAQIPNSLSIMTQQIINSFGFTVQQTNLLGCVNGVIEILIIYSMTLVVKKWNNARGYIGAAYSIPIIVSAILLMTLPFSQRGVLLFAIYLGGTGVPAYVLALAWCASSSTGHTKKTTANAMLQIGYCVGNLISPQIWRAQYAPRYLVPWAIILASRVISPILLLIIRYYLNKENRRRDALQAEIGEAERFFDENGNEIDTTFLDITDRKNLAFRYPL, encoded by the exons ATGGCAACTTTACAAAGCAAGGACGATATTCTCGACAACGAAGTAGTGATGATGGAGCCTGTCAAAGCGCAGTGCACTTCTCAAGTGAACACAACCGAGgttttgaagaatgaaCACATTGTCCAGCTCAAAGAGTTGGATGAGGCTGCTGCGTTTGTGGCAGGTTTGGCTGGCGAGATAGACCCAGCGGCAGCTCGTAGAGTTAGGCGAAAGATCGATCTGCATTTATTGCCTTTAAT GATGACCTTGTATTTCGTTCAGTTTACGGACAAG GCTACTCTGGGATCGGCCAATATCATGGGTCTCAAA AAAGACACCCATATCAGTCAAGCAGAATATAA CTGGCTTGGTACAATTTTTTATATTACCTACCTCGCTTTCGAATGGCCACAGTCCCTGGGACTACAGCGTTTTCCAGCGAGCAAATGGTT AGCCGCAAACATCGTCATCTGGGGAGC CATTGTTTGCTGCCATGCTGCATGCAATAATTTTGCGAGCCTTT TCGTTTGTCGATTCTTACTCGGAGTTTTCGAAGGAAGTATCACCATGGGCTTTCTCATTGTG ACGACCATGTTCTACACGCATGCTGAAGCAACGACTCGTATCAGTTAC TGGTTCTTGATGAATGGTACAGCTCAAATTTTCAACGGACTTGTCACATATGGAGTGTACAATGTCGACCCCAACAAGATCCATCCATGGCGACTTTACATGATCATCACGGGGGGACTCACCCTACTCCTCGGTCTCGCTTTTTGGTTCCTGATTCCTGATTCCCCTCTGAGGGCTCGATTTTTAACgcatgaagagaagataatTGCCATCGAGCGCCTTCGGAATCAGAGTACGGGAACTGAAAACAAAACCTGGAAAAAAGATCAATTCATCGAAGCCCTCACGGATTGGAAGTCTTGGGCG TTCGCTATATTCGCCTTTATGGCGCAAATCCCTAACTCACTCAGCATTATGACACAGCAGATCATCA ATTCGTTCGGTTTCACCGTCCAACAGACGAACCTATTAGGCTGCGTTAACGGAGTGATAGAAATTTTGATCA TTTATTCCATGACCCTTGTTGTGAAGAAATGGAATAACGCTCGTGGTTATATCGGGGCCGCGTATAGCATTCCAAT AATTGTCTCTGCCATATTGCTCATGACGTTGCCCTTCTCCCAGCGAGGCGTTCTACTCTTCGCGATCTACTTGGGAGGCACTGGTGTCCCTGCCTATGTACTCGCCCTCGCTTGGTGCGCGAGTTCTAGCACAGGTCACACCAAGAAGACCACTGCGAATGCAATGCTCCAGATTGGCTATT GTGTTGGGAATCTCATCAGTCCTCAAATCTGGAGGGCGCAATACGCCCCTAGATACCTGGTGCCATGGGCAATCATTCTAGCTTCCCGCGTTATCAGCCCGATCCTTTTG CTTATCATTCGTTACTATCTCAACAAGGAGAATCGTCGTCGTGATGCTTTACAAGCTGAAATAGGGGAAGCTGAGAGGTTCTTTGATGAGAACGGGAACGAAATTGATACAACATTTTTGGATATCACGGAT CGAAAGAATCTTGCTTTCCGATACCCTCTTTAG
- a CDS encoding TPR domain-containing protein gives MSPVKIPDGIPNGVMKIAAPDVESYPYNVGGYSCKINTDSKDCQTWFDRGLIWSYGFHHEEAERCFRYAVHCDPHCAMAHWGIAYAGGPNYNKAWERFDEADLKRALRKCHLAVSKARELATTPLEVALIDALCARFPSEREGDYQHWNRAYSEHMDQVYEKHGDHLDVVALYADSLMALAPWQLWDLHTGAPREDSRTLRIESILEKALQRSESLSHPGILHFYIHLMELSSKPELAIPAADRLRNLCPDVGHLNHMSGHIDLLIGDYRRAIATNMEAIRGDELYMKHGSMTDFYTFYRLHDYTFPIYAGMFNGQFRIAMDTVERMEKSLTDDLLRIPSPPMIDWMEGFKSYRVHILVRFGKWHDILQLAFPDDRQFYCVTTTILHYARALSYSVLDQVEDALEERELFRESRKKIFPTRFEFPNSWQNILNVAETMLTGELEYRRGNYTYAFEQLRESIKYYDNLIYAEPWGWMQPPRHAYAALQLEQGNVEEAAKTYAEDLGFSDSLPRAVRHPNNVWALHGYHECLVKLARHDEAKILEPQLTLALAVADISIESSCFCRRVQPAANQSMCCKS, from the coding sequence ATGTCCCCTGTGAAAATTCCCGACGGTATTCCGAACGGCGTTATGAAGATAGCTGCCCCTGATGTCGAGTCCTATCCTTACAACGTCGGTGGCTACTCCTGCAAAATCAACACCGACTCCAAAGACTGTCAGACGTGGTTTGACCGTGGTTTAATCTGGTCGTACGGCTTCCATCACGAAGAGGCGGAACGATGCTTCCGCTATGCTGTCCACTGTGACCCTCACTGTGCCATGGCGCATTGGGGTATTGCCTATGCTGGCGGTCCCAATTACAACAAGGCTTGGGAGCGATTCGACGAAGCGGATCTAAAGCGTGCTCTTCGCAAATGCCATCTGGCGGTTAGCAAAGCGCGTGAGCTCGCCACTACCCCCCTAGAGGTCGCTTTGATCGACGCTCTTTGCGCTCGATTCCCTTCTGAGCGAGAAGGGGATTACCAGCATTGGAATAGGGCTTATTCGGAGCACATGGACCAGGTGTATGAGAAACATGGTGATCATCTCGACGTCGTTGCCTTATACGCCGACTCTCTCATGGCTCTCGCCCCCTGGCAGCTTTGGGACCTCCACACTGGTGCCCCTCGAGAGGATAGCCGAACTTTGCGCATTGAATCGATCCTCGAAAAGGCTCTTCAACGATCTGAGTCTTTATCCCATCCTGGTATCCTTCACTTTTATATCCATCTCATGGAGCTATCTTCCAAACCCGAGCTCGCTATTCCTGCCGCTGATCGATTGCGGAACCTGTGTCCTGATGTGGGTCATCTCAACCATATGTCTGGGCATATCGACCTCTTGATTGGTGACTATCGTCGAGCTATCGCGACCAACATGGAAGCCATCCGGGGGGATGAGCTGTACATGAAACATGGTTCCATGACCGATTTTTACACCTTCTATCGTCTTCATGATTACACTTTCCCTATTTACGCTGGCATGTTTAACGGTCAATTTCGCATCGCAATGGACACGGTAGAGCGGATGGAAAAGTCTCTCACTGACGACCTCTTGCGAATTCCCAGTCCTCCAATGATTGACTGGATGGAGGGTTTCAAGTCATATCGAGTTCACATACTCGTCCGTTTCGGCAAATGGCACGACATTCTACAACTCGCCTTCCCAGATGACCGCCAGTTCTACTGCGTCACTACCACAATCCTTCATTATGCTCGTGCCCTCTCCTACTCTGTTCTTGATCAAGTTGAGGACGCTCTCGAGGAGCGAGAGCTCTTCCGCGAGTCCCGAAAGAAGATCTTCCCCACACGTTTCGAATTCCCCAACTCCTGGCAAAATATTCTCAACGTCGCGGAGACTATGCTCACTGGTGAGCTCGAATATCGCCGCGGTAATTACACTTACGCCTTCGAGCAATTGCGAGAGTCCATCAAGTACTACGACAACCTGATCTATGCTGAGCCTTGGGGTTGGATGCAACCGCCTCGACACGCTTACGCCGCTCTTCAGCTGGAACAAGGCAATGTCGAGGAGGCTGCGAAGACCTACGCAGAAGATCTCGGTTTCTCCGACTCTCTGCCTCGTGCAGTCCGACACCCGAACAACGTTTGGGCCCTTCACGGCTATCATGAATGTCTAGTCAAGCTCGCGAGGCACGACGAAGCCAAGATCCTCGAACCTCAGCTCACTCTCGCACTCGCTGTCGCCGATATATCAATTGAGTCATCGTGCTTCTGCCGTCGAGTGCAACCCGCTGCCAACCAATCAATGTGTTGCAAGTCATAA
- a CDS encoding adenylate kinase: MSGNSEVEYLKSLVSQLQDKISQLEKSTSTSVSNTISSVAAALSPSSSSNPPRMVLIGPPGAGKGTQAPNISSKYCICHLATGDMLREQVAKQTELGRAAKQIMDQGGLVSDEIMVGMIRQELDKNAECKNGFILDGFPRTVPQASKLDAMLAERKQAIDHAIELKIPDALLISRITGRLIHPASGRSYHKEFNPPKKPMTDDITGEPLIQRSDDNVGTLRKRLDTYHAQTGPVVDYYKGTGVWTPVDAAQSPKLVWASISSILESKKN, from the exons ATGTCTGGCAACTCTGAAGTCGAATACTTGAAGAGCCTTGTCTCTCAG CTCCAAGACAAGATCTCTCAACTCGAAAAGTCTACCTCCACCTCCGTCTCcaacaccatctcctccgTCGCCGCcgccctctctccctcttcctccagtAACCCCCCCCGAATGGTCCTCATCGGCCCCCCCGGTGCTGGTAAGGGTACTCAAGCGCCCAACATCTCCAGCAAGTACTGCATCTGCCACCTCGCTACCGGTGACATGTTGAGGGAGCAGGTCGCCAAGCAGACCGAGTTGGGTAGGGCTGCTAAGCAGATCATGGACCAGGGTGGTTTGGTTTCCGACGAGATTATGGTTGGTATGATCAGGCAGGAGTTGGACAAGAACGCCGAGTGCAAGAACGG TTTCATCCTTGACGGTTTCCCCCGTACCGTCCCCCAGGCTTCCAAGCTCGATGCCATGCTTGCCGAGCGCAAACAAGCCATCGACCACGCTATCGAGCTCAAGATCCCCGACGCCTTGTTGATCTCCCGAATCACTGGTCGATTGATCCACCCCGCGAGCGGCAGGAGTTACCACAAGGAAT TCAACCCCCCTAAGAAGCCCATGACCGACGACATCACCGGCGAGCCCCTCATCCAACGTTCCGACGACAACGTCGGTACCCTCAGGAAGCGATTGGACACTTATCACGCCCAGACTGGCCCCGTTGTTGACTACTACAAGGGTACCGGTGTTTGGACCCCTGTCGATGCCGCTCAGAGCCCCAAGTTGGTCTGGGCTAGCATCAGCAGTATCTtggaaagcaagaagaactAA
- a CDS encoding PQQ enzyme repeat protein, protein MDQNITRRRGVGTRGVDEQTALKGYTVIAPLTSKNVFLIDNAGEVVHKWDLPYRVGRYARILPNGNLLVGMKDPQAPTPFPFFLKYGGGIYMELDPEGNVVNELRDPLGHHDCFYEGDGHFFYAGLEPLSPEQQIALPGGVPGTEAPDGKTYADTIREVRDSKLVWEWKVSEHLDPKIFPLQHYYPREHWPLINAIYPLKDGNILASLRSVSAVIIIEKATGKIIWHLDSTVVAQQHCANELPNGNILIFDNGAFRHRESFQWSRAIEVDRATKEIVWQWHAPTKETFYTPFMGSAQRLPNGNTLVCESAFGRVMEINTENKVCWEYVCPYFAVYPEKNAAGFYPSESNALFRAYKYAPEEIPWLK, encoded by the exons ATGGACCAGAACATTaccaggagaagaggtgttGGTACCCGAGGCGTTGACGAGCAGACTGCTCTCAAGGGTTACACTGTCATTGCCCCTCTTACCAGCAAGAAC GTCTTTCTGATTGACAATGCCGGTGAAGTTGTTCACAAATGGGACCTACCTTACCGCGTCGGTCGCTACGCTCGCATTTTGCCTAACGGCAACCTTCTTGTTGGTATGAAGGATCCCCAGGCCCCTactcctttccctttc TTCCTCAAGTACGGCGGTGGTATTTACATGGAGCTTGACCCTGAAGGAAATGTTGTGAATGAACTTCGTGACCCTCTCGGTCACCATGA CTGCTTCTATGAGGGTGACGGTCACTTCTTCTACGCCGGACTTGagcctctttctcccgAACAACAGATTGCCCTTCCCGGTGGTGTCCCTGGTACC GAGGCCCCTGATGGCAAAACTTACGCCGATACTATTCGAGAAGTTAGAGATAGCAAGCTTGtatgggaatggaaggttTCCGAGCATCTCGACCCCAAAATATTCCCGTTACAGCACTACTATCCTCGTGAGCACTGGCCGCTGATTAACGCTATTTA CCCCCTGAAAGATGGCAACATCCTTGCCTCTCTGCGAAGCGTTTCCGCTGTTATTATCATTGAGAAAGCCACCGGCAAGATAATCTGGCATCTTGATTCTACCGTTGTTGCTCAGCAGCACTGTGCCAACGAGTTACCCAATGGTAACATCCTC ATCTTTGACAATGGAGCCTTCCGACATCGAGAATCCTTCCAGTGGTCCCGAGCCATTGAAGTCGACCGAGCTACCAAAGAGATTGTCTGGCAATGGCATGCTCCCACCAAAGAAACTTTCTACACCCCCTTTATGGGCTCCGCTCAACGTCTTCCCAACGGCAACACCCTCGTCTGTGAATCCGCGTTTGGAAGGGTTATGGAGATTAATACGGAGAACAAGGTGTGCTGGGAGTATGTCTGCCCATACTTTGCTGTGTACCCTGAAAAGAATGCGGCTGGTTTCTATCCTTCAGAGTCGAATGCGTTATTCAGAGCATACAAATATGCTCCTGAAGAGATCCCTTGGTTGAAGTAG
- a CDS encoding tartrate transporter has protein sequence MIISPSLIDDQSPMSEIKSEEDFQLDELDYSPKDEARAVRKVDFLVLPGIVFCFLMLQFDRTNLGNAQTDTTFLPTLGITTSNINIGQTLFTLGFVLFELPSNMLAKILGPHRWVPCIMFAWGLITLCQAFLTGKGGFYATRFLLACGEAGFIPGMAWYITRFYKNSELSLRLAIFWSANSFAGMVSGPLALGILKGLHEKRGWHGWQYLFAIEGAMTMGVAIFALLYLPASPLDGGRSLLIPVLRPRDAQVLAARILADDPNKAFGRGDKITLVDIKDTFVDWRLWGHCAAAFLSSIILTPINTYGPKLIQSLGYSGFTANGMAAPASAIGLVYSVSLAWSSDRFRERGIHIFTAMALSCAGCLWLALAPDSAGKKVLYGGYLLTAGTMGCGQAINASWISNKFDERRRPIALATYVAFIQMAGFAGSNVFKAKDAPRYKDGLIVCGVCSVVGGIIMLVWKLLYIWDEKRAQGDRRGGASRGLEVHRFSDEGPIEEKVDGEK, from the exons ATGATCATATCCCCGTCTCTCATCGACGACCAATCCCCCATGTCCGAAATtaaaagtgaagaagactttcAACTCGATGAGCTCGACTACTCGCCAAAGGACGAAGCTCGAGCGGTGCGCAAGGTAGACTTTTTGGTCTTACCTGGCATCGTTTTTTGCTTTCTGATGCTTCAATTT GATCGCACCAATTTAGGTAACGCCCAGACAGACACTACATTCCTTCCTACTCTCGGTATCACAACCAGCAATATCAACATCGGTCAAACACTGTTCACTCTCGGTTTTGTCCTCTTTGAATTGCCCAGTAACATGCTCGCCAAGATCTTAGGTCCGCACCGATGGGTTCCATGCATCATGTTCGCATGGGGTCTCATTACTCTATGTCAGGCTTTCCTTACCGGTAAGGGTGGCTTCTACGCTACTCGATTCCTTTTGGCCTGTGGTGAG GCTGGTTTTATTCCCGGTATGGCTTGGTATATCACCAGATTCTACAAGAACAGCGAACTCAGTCTCAGGTTGGCCATCTTCTGGTCTGCCAACAGTTTTG CTGGTATGGTTTCTGGCCCTCTCGCTCTCGGTATTCTCAAAGGTCTCCACGAGAAGCGCGGCTGGCACGGATGGCAGTACCTCTTTGCTATCG AGGGTGCTATGACAATGGGTGTCGCCATCTTCGCTTTGCTCTACCTCCCCGCCAGCCCCCTGGACGGCGGTCGatctctcctcatccctgTCCTCAGGCCTCGTGATGCTCAAGTTCTCGCGGCTCGTATACTTGCCGACGACCCTAATAAGGCTTTCGGTCGAGGCGATAAGATTACCCTCGTTGATATCAAGGATACGTTTGTGGACTGGAGACTTTGGGGCCACTGTGCTGCTgccttcctttcttc TATCATATTGACGCCTATCAATACCTACGGCCCCAAACTCATCCAATCCCTTGGCTACTCTGGCTTCACCGCT AACGGTATGGCCGCCCCTGCCTCCGCCATCGGTCTCGTCTACTCTGTATCTCTCGCTTGGAGCTCTGATCGTTTCCGCGAGCGTGGTATCCACATCTTTACCGCCATGGCCCTCTCTTGTGCCGGTTGTCTTTGGCTTGCCCTCGCCCCTGACTCCGCTGGCAAGAAGGTCTTGTACGGAGGTTATCTTTTAACTGCTGGTACTATGGGTTGTGGGCAAGCTATCAACGCT TCGTGGATCAGCAACAAGTTTGACGAACGACGACGGCCTATCGCCTTGGCTACCTA CGTTGCCTTCATCCAAATGGCGGGTTTCGCCGGCTCCAATGTCTTCAAAGCCAAGGATGCACCTCGATACAAAGATGGGCTCATTGTGTGCGGTGTCTGCTCCGTGGTGGGAGGCATAATCATGCTTGTCTGGAAGTTGCTTTACATCTGGGATGAAAAGCGGGCACAGGGGGATCGGAGGGGCGGAGCCTCCCGGGGATTA GAGGTTCACCGTTTCTCAGACGAAGGGCCtattgaagagaaggtaGATGGGGAGAAATAG